Proteins found in one Longimicrobium terrae genomic segment:
- a CDS encoding RloB family protein, whose amino-acid sequence MARRDARRDSGRALQRRGPTRDPLPYILVVCEGKVTEPQYINGFKIAHGVTTVRLDIHSSSGNPLGLVERAIELRDESVRDARRADDENLAYDQAWCVVDVDEHPRLDEARALAARSRIELAVSNPCFELWLLLHFADQTGHLSCSAAVTALRRHLSGYDKHLRFGDLANGYEDAVRRARALDKNQEKHGAAGGNPSTGVHGLMECIRQNGQSARLER is encoded by the coding sequence ATGGCCAGGCGCGACGCTCGCCGGGACTCCGGCCGGGCCCTTCAGCGCAGGGGGCCGACGCGTGATCCGCTTCCTTATATCCTCGTGGTGTGCGAGGGAAAGGTGACGGAGCCTCAGTACATCAACGGGTTCAAGATCGCGCACGGTGTAACGACCGTGCGGCTGGACATTCACTCATCCAGCGGCAATCCGCTCGGGCTGGTGGAGCGCGCGATTGAACTGCGCGACGAGTCGGTCCGCGATGCGCGCCGCGCGGATGATGAGAATCTGGCCTACGACCAGGCGTGGTGCGTCGTGGACGTGGACGAACATCCGCGGCTGGACGAAGCGCGCGCTCTGGCCGCCCGGAGCAGGATTGAGCTTGCCGTATCCAATCCCTGCTTTGAACTCTGGCTGCTGCTGCACTTCGCGGATCAAACCGGCCATCTGTCGTGCAGCGCCGCCGTCACCGCGCTCAGGCGGCACCTGTCCGGGTACGACAAGCACCTGCGATTCGGTGATCTCGCGAACGGATACGAGGATGCGGTGCGCAGGGCCAGGGCGCTCGACAAGAACCAGGAAAAGCATGGCGCAGCCGGCGGCAATCCATCCACCGGCGTTCATGGGCTGATGGAGTGCATCCGCCAGAACGGCCAGTCCGCTCGGTTGGAACGCTAG